GCCAACGACGACGGCGAACCCAATAACTCGGCAGGAATGCCCATTTACGGTCAGATACAGTCGTTTGACGTAACAAACGTACTCATAGTAGTCGTACGGTATTTCGGTGGCGTAAAACTCGGCGTAGGCGGTTTAATATCCGCTTACAAAACAGCTGCCCAGATGGCGCTGGAAGTTTCCGAAATAATCGAAAAGACAATCGACATTCATTACCTCATTCGTTTTGATTATAAAAATATGAACAAAGTGATGCGGGTTATCAAAGAAAAAAATCTGGACATTATCGCTCAGAAAATGGAAATGAGTTGTGAGATTGAAATCGCTACGCGCAAAAAAAATGCCGAAATGATTTTCGACATTTTTTCCAATCTTTATGAAGTAACTATTCTTGAAAAAGAGTAATTTTCAATGTTGCTTTTTAGCTTTCAACAAACGCCGTTAACTTTTCGGTAACATACGCCGGAGGCAAAGTCGGCTTTCCGGTTTTCATGTCTACAAACACCAGAATGGAGTTCCCCGTTGTTAATAACTCACCTGCTTCATTGTAGATTTCGTAGTCAAATTCTATCTTAACAGAGGTCTGACTTTTGAATATTGTTTTCACCGTT
This region of Flavobacterium inviolabile genomic DNA includes:
- a CDS encoding IMPACT family protein — protein: MEKDTYKTLAIPSEEVLYKEKNSKFFGYAFPIATEEDVKPILEDLRKQHHVARHWCYAFQTGTEKIYFRANDDGEPNNSAGMPIYGQIQSFDVTNVLIVVVRYFGGVKLGVGGLISAYKTAAQMALEVSEIIEKTIDIHYLIRFDYKNMNKVMRVIKEKNLDIIAQKMEMSCEIEIATRKKNAEMIFDIFSNLYEVTILEKE